In Lotus japonicus ecotype B-129 chromosome 5, LjGifu_v1.2, one genomic interval encodes:
- the LOC130717162 gene encoding zinc finger CCCH domain-containing protein 52 has product MDFRKRGRSEVAVNGAIKKTKQEMESLSTGVGSKLEPCTKFFSTAGCPFGEACHFRHHVPGGYKVVEQMLNKNSIVATSQSSRNVVAPPVLNGSTVGTGGGMGGRLIAPPGLASSFGASSKAKISVKASLAGAIIGKGGENSKQICYQTGAKLSIREHESDPNLRNIELVGSFEQIENASNMVRELILTGSMLAPPKSAPAVRGAPPKSAPAVRGAPTPLRSNFKTKLCQNFAKGSCAYGERCHFAHGAANLRKLRL; this is encoded by the exons AAATGGAGTCCTTATCAACTGGTGTAGGAAGCAAATTGGAGCCATGTACCAAGTTTTTCAG CACTGCAGGTTGCCCATTCGGTGAAGCATGCCATTTTAGGCATCATGTTCCTGGCGGCTATAAGGTTGTTGAACAGATGTTAAATAAAAATTCTATTGTAGCAACATCCCAATCGTCTAGAAATGTTGTTGCACCACCAGTACTCAATGGGTCTACAGTAGGCACTGGTGGTGGTATGGGTGGTAGACTTATTGCTCCTCCTGGTCTTGCTTCTAGCTTTGGTGCCAGTTCGAAGGCCAAGATTAGTGTAAAAGCTTCCTTGGCCGGAGCTATCATTGGGAAAGGAGGTGAGAACTCGAAGCAGATATGCTACCAAACTGGAGCCAAACTTTCAATTCGAGAGCATGAATCTGATCCAAATCTTAGAAATATTGAACTCGTGGGAAGCTTTGAACAAATCGAGAATGCAAGTAACATGGTAAGAGAGTTGATTTTGACTGGGTCAATGCTTGCCCCACCTAAATCAGCTCCAGCTGTTCGTGGTGCTCCACCTAAATCAGCCCCAGCTGTTCGTGGTGCTCCGACGCCACTTAGAAGTAACTTCAAGACCAAGTTGTGTCAGAATTTTGCAAAAGGATCTTGTGCGTATGGCGAAAGATGTCACTTCGCACATGGAGCAGCTAACCTGCGTAAGCTAAGACTCTGA
- the LOC130721107 gene encoding 11 kDa late embryogenesis abundant protein-like yields the protein MQAAKKAVETIKETAANIGASAKSGLEKTKAAVQEKTERMSASDLMQKDMATEKKEERINQAEMEKQEAREHNAVAKESATGGHVTEGHYTATAAAAGPGAKTATHHPAAMGANQMPAMHGHGYGSGLGLTHELLTEDVMGSHPTGTNTGMGSTAAHNVHVVGGTGPRSGPNI from the exons ATGCAGGCAGCAAAGAAAGCAGTGGAGACCATTAAGGAAACCGCAGCCAACATTGGCGCCTCTGCTAAGTCTGGCTTGGAGAAAACCAAAGCCGCTGTCCAAGAAAAg ACTGAGAGGATGAGCGCAAGTGACCTGATGCAGAAGGATATGGCAACAGAGAAGAAAGAGGAGAGGATCAACCAGGCAGAGATGGAGAAGCAAGAGGCACGTGAGCATAATGCAGTGGCCAAAGAATCTGCCACTGGTGGGCACGTGACGGAGGGCCACTACACCGCCACCGCCGCTGCCGCTGGGCCCGGGGCTAAAACTGCTACACACCACCCCGCTGCGATGGGGGCTAACCAGATGCCAGCTATGCATGGGCATGGGTATGGGTCTGGGCTTGGGCTTACGCATGAATTACTCACTGAAGATGTGATGGGATCGCACCCGACTGGGACTAACACTGGGATGGGTAGCACTGCGGCCCATAATGTCCATGTTGTGGGTGGAACTGGCCCACGAAGTGGGCCTAATATCTAA